The Edaphobacter flagellatus sequence TCGGCTGCTCCTTAGTTCGCCCCAAACGGCAACGCGGCCTCAGGCATCAGGCCGCGTCGTCCACCCACATTCCATTGCATCTTTACGCGCAGGCTCGAACCAGCTCTTCCATACCTACACCAACGGGCTCGAACCGCTGCTCCATCTCATCGCCGATCAGCGCTGCCATTGCATCCACACAATCTCCATCGAGCTTGCGCGGAGCCAGCGCACGAATAATCGGCATAATCTCTTCGTGAACCAGGCCCGCGCGGTAAGGACGGTCCTCTGAAAGTGCGCTGTACACATCGGCAACAGCTACAATCCTCGATTCAATCGAGATATCTGCCGACAGCAGGCGATTCGGATAGCCCGATCCATCCAGCTTCTCGTGATGCTCTCCCGCTACGATAGCGATCTCGCGAAACGGTCCAATCAATTCCAGGATCTGACGTGTCAGCCCGGGGTGCTTCTCCACTACGCGCCACTCGGCTTCTGTCAGTCTCGTCTTCTTATCCAGAATTGCATTCGATACGCTCAGCTTTCCGATGTCGTGCAGCAGGGCTGCGCGGCGCACCAGCCGAACGCGATCGGCAGACAGTCCGAGTTTGCCTGCAATTCCATAGGCCAGCTCGGCCACACCCATCGAGTGGCGGAAGGTGAAGTTCGATTTCGAATCGACGATATCGGCAAAGGCCTCGCAAATGCGGTCGATCTGGTGGTCGTCCAGCTGTTGCCTGCTTCGCGGATCGAGATCGAGTACAGCCGCCCGCGTCATCTGATGACTGTCATCCGATTTGCAGTGCGTCCATAGCGCTCCGCGGCTGTTCAGCGACAGTGCCGCACGCACCAGTTGCGGATCGAACCACGTCCCACTCCACTGCTCCAGCGTCTCCATCGCCACATTGGCATTGCGCCCCATGGAGAAGACATCCAGATGCTGTGCCACAGCGCACACACGCGCCAGCATAGGAATCCTCTCGCCGCGAGCGCGCTTCGGATAGCCGGTACCGTCCCAGTGTTCTTCAAGACTTCGGACGGCCTCTGCCGCCATCTGGCCCATACCCAGTTTGCTGACAATGCTTGCGCCACGGTCGCAGCGCAGGCCAATCATCTCTTCGTTGCCAATGTCCTTTAGCAGCAGGGCATAGTAAAGGCTGCTCTTCTCTTCTGCGCTTAGTCCAACCTCGTCGGCGATACGCATCCCCAGCAGACAGCTGCGAAGTGCATGCCCCTGAACGGCACCCTCCGTAAGGTCAATTGCAAAGGAAAGGGCCGAGATTACCTCGGAGAGCGAGATCGATTCGTTTGCAAACTTCTTGTCCTGCCGAAAAGACGCCGACGTCTGGCCCATAGAATTCGTTTCTCTCCGCTACCTGCTCTCGTCTGAGCCTCTGGATGCCAGCACCGAACAAAGGCACTTCTCAAGACTCAAACGTAACTATAGGCAGGACTTCGCCCCCCCGCATACTACACAAAAGGTGCACGGATAGAAACTTCCCGGTCGGCCGGGATAAAGGCAACTAATGCCCGGCTGCTGGCCGAATCGTCGTTTCCGCTCCGTAAAGCGACAGCAGTGGGTGACGGACGACCGCGCGAAACTCATACCGGCCGGTTGGCGAAATATCCACAATAGCCGAAAATCGCCCAGGCCCAGTTATCGTCTGCGTCTTGGTCGCCGTCCAGGGAGCCGTTCTCGAATGGACGTCTTCGCCGACAATGGACCGGTACTCGAACCCGACCTCCAGAGACTTCGCCCCGGCCATGTCCAGCAGCTCGCCCTCCAGCTTCAGCGAGCCCTCGCTTCCACCCCACTGGTAGCTGCCCGTCTTGACGCGCGGAGGCACCAGTGCCGGCTCCACATTGGTCAGCCTGATCACCAGCGGATTCGGCCATTCCGTAATATCCCATATTCGCTGCGACTTCATCGTGTGAATGTGCAGCCCATCGCTCTCCATGTGGAAGGTCGTCTGCGGCACCACGTTCGGGGCGTACTCCAGCACCTTGCCATTCGCTCCCAGCACGCTGACCTCGGTCTTCGCCGTCGCCTTCACCGAGTGCAGAACAAGATCATGCCATTGCCCGCGCTTCCACGGCACGGACGAATCGACAATGGCATACAGCGTGCTGCCGTCCTTCTTCTTCGTAAACCAGATGTCGCCTTCGTTGGTGATGATCCAGGGCCGGGTTGCGTAGATCGCCTCCGAATTCACAAACATCCATGTCGCAATCTCGCGCAGCCGGTCCTCCTGCTCGATTGCCAGCTCACCGTTCGGCTTTGGCCCGATGTTCAGCAGCATATTGCCGCCCTTGGCGCGCGTCTCAATCAGCCCGTGAATCAGCTGATGGCCCGATTTGTAGCGGTCCAGCTGCGGCTGATACTGCCACGCATCGCCCATCGTCTCGTTCGCCTCCCAGGGTTCATCGAAGGCCTGCCCCGGAATCGTCTGCTCCGGCGTCCGCATAGCGCCGCGTGTCACCACGATATTCGGCTGTAGCTTCCACGCGAGCTGTCGCAGGCTGGTCGCTTCGCCGTCGAAGAAGAGCACATCCACTGGTCCGTAGTTCGTCAGCAACTCACGTAGCTGGGCGCTGTCATAGTCCAGCAGTCCCGGATTATGGCTTGGCTGCACATCCTCGATACCACGCTGGATCGTCTTCCCGTGCTTGTAGAGCCAGTAAAAATCGTCCGGTGAAAAGTACACGCCGGGAGCGATGCCCTGGTCCTTGAACGCCTTCAGAATCTCCGCCGTCGCATCGCGATGGAACGGCGTATTCATGATGTTGAACGGTGTCGTCTTCGTGTCATACATCGCAAAGCCCGAGTGGTGCTTCGTCGTGAACACGACATAGCGCGCTCCCGCAAGCTTCGCCAGTCGCGCCCACTCCGACGGATCGAACCTCGTCGGATCGAACGTCTTCGGCAAGTCATTGAAGAAGCGATTCAGGTAATCGTCCGACGCTCCTACAAGCGAATGACTGATCGTCGTACCAAGCTGGCTATCGACACTCCAGTGAATGAACAACCCAAACCCCTGGTCGCGAAACCACTCATCACGATCAGCTTTGTTCTGCGAGCTCGTAAAATCCGTGTTCTCACCTGCAATCGCCTTACCCTGGGCAGCCATCTGCACAGCTCCGACTCCACAGACCGCAGTGACCAGAAAACAACAAAGCCAGGAACGATAGCCAGTAAACATGGACTTTCCGCACTCCTATGAAATCGGGTTTGTTAAAGCTTGATGATCTCCCACTTTACAGGATTGTTCTTCAGCCTTCTTTAAGCAGGCTCTGTCATTCTTCTCTCGCGTTTCCGAGAAGACGCACAAAGGAGATGTCCATGAACGTCCCAGTATTCCCCATCACCATCATGACCTTCGCTCTCACCCTGACAGTCGCTGCGCAGGAGAAGAAGATCGAGCGGTCCGCACTGCCTCCCGCCGTTGAAAAAGCAGTTCAAAACGAGACACAAGGTGCAACCATCAAAGGCTTCGCCGAAGAACGCGAGCACGGCAAGACGTTTTATGAGGCCGAAACCATCGTCAACGGTCACACGCGCGATGTCCTCTTCGCCGCCGACGGCTCCATCGCCGAGATCGAAGAAGAGGTCGCCTTTGACTCCCTCCCGGCGAACGTTCAGGCTGGCTTGAAGAAGAAGGCCGGAACCGCGACGATTGAAAAAGTAGAATCACTCACCAAGAAGAACAAACTCGTCGCCTACGAAGGCCAGATCAAGCGAAACGGAAAATCCGCCGAGATTCAGGTCGGCCCCGAAGGCCAGGCTCTGAGCCACGAAGAATAACTCTCCTGCAAAACAAAGGAGCGAGGCGGCATAACCACCTCGCTCCACGTTCTCTTATAAAGAGAATTAATACTTCGCCATCGTCGGATCGATCTTATCCGCCCACGCGAGAATGCCGCCTGAGAGGTTCGAGACGTTCGTGAAGCCTGCTGCCTTCAGTGCCAGCGCAGCCTTCTGGCTGCGAGCGCCCGAGCGGCAATGCACGATCACCTCGTCGTTCTTGTGCTCGGCGATCTCCGCGATGCGCGATTCAATCGAGCCCACCGGAATCAGCGGCGCGCCCAGATTGGCAATCGGATATTCGTGCGGTTCGCGAACGTCGAGCACGAAGATCTTCTCCTTCGCGTCGAGCTTCTTCTTCAGCTCCTCAACCGTCACCTGCGGAATGCCGTCAACGACAGCACCAGCACCAACAGCCTTATCGCGCGCTACTTCAAGCGGGCCAACCGTCGTTGGCTTCTCGATGCCGCAGAACTGGTCGTAATCGATCAGCTCCGTCACCGTCGGATGCGTACCGCAGACCGGGCAGTCAGGGTTCTTGCGCAGCTT is a genomic window containing:
- a CDS encoding HD-GYP domain-containing protein, giving the protein MGQTSASFRQDKKFANESISLSEVISALSFAIDLTEGAVQGHALRSCLLGMRIADEVGLSAEEKSSLYYALLLKDIGNEEMIGLRCDRGASIVSKLGMGQMAAEAVRSLEEHWDGTGYPKRARGERIPMLARVCAVAQHLDVFSMGRNANVAMETLEQWSGTWFDPQLVRAALSLNSRGALWTHCKSDDSHQMTRAAVLDLDPRSRQQLDDHQIDRICEAFADIVDSKSNFTFRHSMGVAELAYGIAGKLGLSADRVRLVRRAALLHDIGKLSVSNAILDKKTRLTEAEWRVVEKHPGLTRQILELIGPFREIAIVAGEHHEKLDGSGYPNRLLSADISIESRIVAVADVYSALSEDRPYRAGLVHEEIMPIIRALAPRKLDGDCVDAMAALIGDEMEQRFEPVGVGMEELVRACA
- a CDS encoding alpha-L-fucosidase; its protein translation is MFTGYRSWLCCFLVTAVCGVGAVQMAAQGKAIAGENTDFTSSQNKADRDEWFRDQGFGLFIHWSVDSQLGTTISHSLVGASDDYLNRFFNDLPKTFDPTRFDPSEWARLAKLAGARYVVFTTKHHSGFAMYDTKTTPFNIMNTPFHRDATAEILKAFKDQGIAPGVYFSPDDFYWLYKHGKTIQRGIEDVQPSHNPGLLDYDSAQLRELLTNYGPVDVLFFDGEATSLRQLAWKLQPNIVVTRGAMRTPEQTIPGQAFDEPWEANETMGDAWQYQPQLDRYKSGHQLIHGLIETRAKGGNMLLNIGPKPNGELAIEQEDRLREIATWMFVNSEAIYATRPWIITNEGDIWFTKKKDGSTLYAIVDSSVPWKRGQWHDLVLHSVKATAKTEVSVLGANGKVLEYAPNVVPQTTFHMESDGLHIHTMKSQRIWDITEWPNPLVIRLTNVEPALVPPRVKTGSYQWGGSEGSLKLEGELLDMAGAKSLEVGFEYRSIVGEDVHSRTAPWTATKTQTITGPGRFSAIVDISPTGRYEFRAVVRHPLLSLYGAETTIRPAAGH